A single Marinitoga aeolica DNA region contains:
- a CDS encoding aminotransferase class IV — MFYNTENWIEKNKYENDDFDLFNGYSTYETLRTYNKNIFALRFHYERLKKSAMFLGLDIPKYEELKNILNEGIEKLNCQNDVRIKLMLNKYTSSKKSFYAFIEPIIEIDDLRESGVVLTISRERKPKNPVIPYYVKTSLNGYSMYLRQKYNAYYDAVVLNEFGYVTEGTKSNIFIVTAGVITTPPVSAGILPGVTRKIVLDLVESFNMDFEERNIEVWELLSADEIFLTHTSVGIVPVRRIVPNFTFNAPGITTETLINYWQDFIINNNAYWD; from the coding sequence ATGTTTTATAATACAGAAAATTGGATTGAAAAAAATAAATATGAAAATGATGATTTTGACTTATTTAACGGTTATTCAACTTATGAGACTTTAAGAACTTATAATAAAAACATTTTTGCCTTACGTTTTCATTATGAAAGATTAAAAAAATCCGCAATGTTTTTAGGATTAGATATTCCAAAATATGAAGAATTAAAAAATATATTGAATGAAGGAATAGAAAAATTAAATTGCCAAAATGACGTTAGAATTAAATTAATGCTAAATAAATATACTTCTAGCAAAAAATCGTTTTATGCTTTTATAGAGCCAATAATAGAGATAGATGATTTAAGGGAAAGTGGGGTTGTACTTACAATATCTCGTGAGAGAAAACCGAAAAATCCCGTAATACCATATTATGTAAAAACATCATTGAATGGTTATAGTATGTATTTAAGACAGAAATATAATGCTTATTATGATGCTGTAGTGTTGAATGAATTTGGATACGTTACTGAAGGTACAAAGTCTAATATTTTTATTGTTACTGCTGGGGTTATTACCACTCCACCGGTATCTGCCGGAATATTACCTGGAGTAACGAGAAAAATAGTTTTAGATTTAGTGGAAAGTTTTAATATGGATTTTGAAGAAAGAAATATAGAAGTTTGGGAACTTCTTTCTGCAGATGAGATCTTTTTGACTCATACAAGTGTTGGAATAGTTCCTGTTAGAAGAATAGTTCCAAATTTTACTTTTAATGCACCAGGTATTACTACTGAAACACTTATTAATTATTGGCAAGATTTTATTATTAATAATAATGCTTATTGGGATTAA
- the ftsZ gene encoding cell division protein FtsZ gives MPFNLPIEDEPKEMFHKRPKYVIKVIGVGGAGNNAIERMVRLGVSDVDLIAANTDVQVLESSSAKFKLQLGKELTRGLGAGGNPEKGEKAAEESVDEIREMIQGTDLLFITAGFGGGTGTGASPVIARIARELGILTVAVVTIPFHFEGSTKQKIANSGLNKLKPYVDTLIKISNDKLLEDNDDIPIRQAFAKADDILYQGITGISDLITKKGLVNTDFADVESVLKRRGSAMLGIGWGKGSNKAEEAAKSALNSKFLENSVQNATAALVNVSGKNPTLKDLKIVTSILHSYSTDEVNLKYGITEVEDMQPDELKVTIVAAGYNKILNDFDGENIYEIPAIYRLFGNNVLNEERIKLEKYLEAQQGDYEE, from the coding sequence ATGCCATTTAATTTACCTATTGAAGATGAACCAAAGGAGATGTTTCATAAAAGACCAAAATATGTAATTAAAGTTATAGGGGTAGGTGGAGCCGGTAATAATGCCATTGAAAGAATGGTAAGGTTAGGAGTTTCTGATGTTGATCTTATAGCTGCAAATACAGATGTTCAAGTATTGGAATCAAGTAGTGCTAAATTTAAATTACAGCTTGGAAAAGAATTAACCAGGGGATTAGGTGCTGGCGGAAATCCTGAAAAAGGTGAAAAAGCTGCCGAAGAAAGTGTAGACGAAATAAGAGAAATGATTCAAGGTACTGACTTATTATTTATTACTGCAGGATTCGGCGGTGGAACTGGAACTGGTGCTTCTCCTGTAATTGCTCGTATTGCAAGAGAATTAGGAATATTAACTGTTGCTGTAGTTACAATACCATTTCATTTTGAAGGATCAACAAAACAAAAAATTGCTAATAGTGGGTTAAATAAATTAAAGCCATATGTAGATACATTAATTAAGATTTCAAATGATAAATTATTAGAAGATAATGATGATATTCCAATAAGACAAGCCTTTGCAAAGGCTGATGATATTTTATACCAGGGAATTACTGGAATATCAGATTTAATAACAAAAAAAGGTTTAGTTAATACAGACTTTGCTGATGTTGAATCAGTTTTAAAAAGAAGAGGTTCTGCAATGTTAGGTATAGGTTGGGGTAAAGGTTCTAATAAGGCAGAAGAGGCTGCTAAAAGCGCATTAAACTCCAAGTTTTTAGAGAATTCTGTTCAAAATGCCACAGCAGCTCTGGTGAATGTTTCGGGTAAAAATCCAACATTAAAGGATTTGAAAATTGTAACTTCTATTTTGCATTCTTATTCAACTGATGAAGTTAATTTGAAATATGGAATTACCGAAGTAGAAGATATGCAACCTGATGAATTAAAAGTTACTATTGTAGCCGCAGGATATAATAAGATATTGAATGATTTTGATGGAGAAAATATCTATGAAATTCCAGCTATATACAGATTATTTGGTAATAATGTCTTAAATGAAGAAAGAATTAAATTGGAAAAATATTTAGAAGCGCAGCAGGGAGATTATGAAGAATAA
- a CDS encoding DNA gyrase/topoisomerase IV subunit B, translated as MSQYSQENIKVLKGLEPVRKRPGMYIGSIGKPGLNHLVYEIVDNSVDEYMSGFCTKIIVKINSDDSIEVKDNGRGIPVGPHPTEKKDTLEVVFTTLHAGGKFDNATYKISGGLHGVGASVVNALSEYLEVWVHRNGKIYYQKYSRGIKVTEVEILGDTNKTGTHIKFKPDHKIFENGDIEVEGQIIENRLRELAFLNPGLEIEFIDEKRNKKTFFKFEKGISEFLEFLVKKNKKIPIHETPIFGKGAVKNPRGDNFSDIIVEFSMMYTRNDFPHIYSYVNNIRTIEGGEHESAFKATLTRLMNEYARKIGVLKEKDENFTGEDVREGLIAIISIKLPDPVFEGQTKAKLGSKEVRVAVNEILSEYLIKYLDSHPKDTKMIFERIKEAARARINARKARDKVKRKSIFENSPLPGKLADCTSTNLDETELFIVEGNSAGGNAKSARDRNFQAILPLRGKIINVEKHDIERLMKNEQVSNIISAIGTGIGENFNIKKLRYGKIIIMTDADVDGAHIRTLLLALFFRFMPELIKEGRIYAAQPPLYKFKSGKFETYLYSDEELEELKKEYPKYSLQRYKGLGEMNADQLWDTTMDPAKRKLIQINIDDLVETEEILEILMGSDPSSRREFIEEHALKVKELDI; from the coding sequence ATGAGTCAATATTCACAAGAGAACATAAAAGTATTAAAAGGTTTAGAACCAGTAAGAAAAAGGCCGGGAATGTATATAGGCTCTATTGGTAAACCAGGATTAAATCATCTTGTTTATGAAATAGTTGATAATAGTGTGGATGAATATATGAGTGGTTTTTGTACAAAAATAATTGTCAAAATAAATAGTGATGATTCAATAGAAGTGAAGGATAATGGAAGAGGTATACCAGTTGGGCCACATCCTACAGAAAAAAAAGATACATTAGAAGTTGTATTTACAACGCTGCATGCTGGTGGGAAATTTGATAATGCAACATATAAAATCAGTGGAGGATTACATGGTGTTGGTGCTTCGGTTGTAAATGCTTTATCTGAATATTTAGAAGTTTGGGTTCATAGAAATGGGAAAATATATTATCAAAAATATTCTCGAGGAATTAAGGTAACTGAGGTAGAAATATTAGGTGATACAAATAAAACTGGAACACATATTAAATTTAAACCTGATCATAAGATTTTTGAAAATGGTGATATTGAAGTAGAAGGACAAATAATTGAAAATAGATTAAGAGAATTAGCGTTTTTAAATCCGGGATTAGAAATAGAATTTATAGATGAAAAGAGAAATAAAAAGACTTTCTTTAAATTTGAAAAGGGAATTTCGGAGTTTCTAGAATTTCTTGTAAAGAAAAACAAAAAAATTCCGATTCATGAAACCCCTATTTTTGGAAAAGGCGCAGTAAAAAATCCAAGAGGAGATAATTTTTCAGATATTATAGTAGAATTTTCAATGATGTATACCAGGAATGATTTTCCACATATTTATAGTTATGTGAATAATATTAGAACTATAGAGGGTGGAGAACATGAATCAGCTTTTAAAGCTACATTAACAAGATTAATGAATGAGTATGCAAGAAAAATAGGTGTTTTAAAAGAAAAAGATGAGAATTTTACAGGAGAAGATGTAAGAGAAGGATTAATTGCTATTATAAGCATTAAACTTCCAGATCCGGTTTTTGAAGGCCAAACAAAAGCTAAGTTAGGAAGTAAAGAAGTGAGAGTTGCTGTAAATGAAATATTATCCGAATATTTAATTAAATATTTAGATTCGCACCCAAAAGATACAAAAATGATTTTTGAACGTATTAAAGAAGCTGCAAGAGCTCGTATAAATGCACGAAAAGCGAGAGATAAAGTAAAAAGGAAATCTATTTTTGAAAATTCACCGTTACCAGGTAAGTTAGCTGATTGTACTTCAACAAATTTAGACGAAACAGAATTATTTATAGTTGAAGGTAATTCTGCTGGAGGAAATGCTAAATCAGCAAGAGATAGAAATTTTCAGGCTATTTTACCTTTAAGAGGTAAAATTATTAACGTAGAAAAACATGATATAGAGAGATTGATGAAAAATGAACAGGTTTCTAACATTATATCTGCAATAGGTACAGGGATTGGTGAAAATTTTAATATAAAAAAATTAAGATATGGTAAGATTATAATTATGACTGATGCGGATGTTGATGGTGCACATATTAGAACATTGTTATTAGCATTATTCTTTAGATTCATGCCTGAACTAATTAAAGAAGGTAGAATATATGCAGCACAGCCGCCACTATACAAATTTAAATCTGGAAAATTTGAAACATATTTATATAGTGATGAAGAATTGGAAGAACTAAAAAAAGAATATCCAAAATATTCACTTCAAAGATATAAAGGTCTTGGTGAGATGAATGCTGATCAATTATGGGATACAACAATGGATCCTGCAAAGAGAAAATTAATCCAAATTAACATTGATGATCTTGTTGAAACAGAAGAAATTTTAGAGATATTAATGGGAAGTGACCCATCTTCGAGAAGAGAATTTATTGAAGAACATGCTTTGAAGGTTAAGGAGTTAGATATTTAA
- a CDS encoding cell division FtsA domain-containing protein, protein MAKKVIYAIDVGNYFIKGIALEENKNGYQLVSKALERAEGIVNGQVQDVRSLRRKIENIIYSLEGENNKAKEIEIVLSYATNELKISREGYTLEFSEPKEITEGDLERIKANIQQKYSELNKEVLDIKFVNFEVDDKKVKNPVAFVANYSLNALINVVWVPENSFAPIRNTIKNLIEGEIPIYDSTLASAYGVTNTSDRNLGVGVVDLGHSKARMLIFKDGIPKFYLDFEVGMEYVLKDIMHVLKTSEKEALRLLEEQAVCLQDTKIVKKIDYLSLVGDHYEYTTQNLLNKIVFARTREIINKLNSDLAKLEYENTFEIAGGLQAGIVHTGGGARIKNIEKTISDFMGAQTRLGIASNNANNFYIENADELYKDPLFSPIIGTINLYFSGANIPKLYIEDTKTYSENNYVEEKVEKKGGFFSKLGRILLGGNEDAI, encoded by the coding sequence ATGGCCAAAAAGGTTATTTATGCAATTGATGTAGGAAATTATTTTATAAAAGGAATTGCATTAGAAGAAAATAAAAATGGTTATCAACTTGTATCTAAAGCATTAGAACGAGCTGAAGGAATAGTAAATGGGCAAGTACAGGATGTTAGGTCTTTACGAAGAAAAATAGAAAATATTATTTATTCCCTTGAAGGTGAAAACAATAAAGCTAAAGAAATAGAAATAGTTTTATCATATGCTACAAATGAATTAAAAATTTCAAGGGAAGGTTATACCTTAGAATTTTCAGAACCTAAGGAAATAACTGAGGGAGATTTGGAAAGAATTAAAGCTAATATCCAACAGAAATATTCAGAATTAAATAAAGAAGTTTTGGACATTAAATTTGTTAACTTTGAAGTTGATGATAAAAAGGTAAAAAATCCAGTTGCTTTTGTCGCAAACTACAGTTTAAATGCACTTATAAATGTTGTGTGGGTACCTGAAAATTCTTTTGCGCCAATTAGGAATACAATAAAAAATTTAATAGAAGGTGAAATACCAATATATGATTCTACACTAGCATCAGCATATGGTGTAACCAATACTTCAGATAGAAATCTTGGAGTTGGAGTTGTAGATTTAGGACATTCTAAAGCCAGGATGTTGATATTTAAAGATGGAATACCTAAATTTTATTTAGATTTTGAAGTTGGAATGGAATATGTGTTAAAAGATATAATGCATGTATTAAAAACTTCAGAAAAAGAAGCCTTAAGATTATTAGAGGAACAAGCAGTTTGTCTTCAGGATACTAAAATAGTTAAAAAAATTGATTATTTAAGTTTAGTTGGAGACCATTATGAATATACTACTCAAAATTTGTTAAATAAAATTGTTTTTGCTAGAACAAGAGAAATAATAAATAAACTAAATAGTGATCTGGCAAAACTAGAATATGAAAATACCTTTGAAATTGCTGGTGGTTTACAGGCAGGAATAGTTCATACTGGTGGTGGAGCAAGAATAAAAAATATTGAAAAAACTATTTCAGACTTTATGGGTGCTCAAACAAGATTAGGGATTGCATCTAATAATGCTAATAATTTTTATATCGAGAATGCCGATGAATTATATAAAGATCCATTGTTTTCACCTATAATTGGTACAATTAATTTGTATTTTAGTGGTGCGAACATACCTAAATTATATATAGAAGATACAAAAACATATTCTGAAAATAATTATGTAGAAGAAAAAGTAGAAAAAAAGGGAGGGTTCTTCTCAAAGCTTGGAAGAATTCTTTTAGGAGGTAATGAAGATGCCATTTAA
- a CDS encoding DUF5685 family protein: MYGYISLYFKPNEDERLNYISHYCSMCHSLKKEFGNLYRMFIIREVSFFSIMKLDFEKSNIKEITCPWVGFKKRYIYKNLDTFKEFSYLNAFIIYGKLFDKLHDSHLENMKIFIKNLRKKIVDYYGESFITEYENILREQFELEKEKLELEDYFIPSIKIINMIVNRHRLNLPEEFSYYVGTLIYIFDALYDFEKDIKKNNFNPIHVIYNIDKLSKLSLREKEYIDFIIDYSIKNILDIFENAEINNKHFVKKLFTFSAIHHKSKIEELFHEFKNHKNIKLNDSLYLEIKK; encoded by the coding sequence TTGTATGGGTATATTTCACTTTATTTTAAACCGAATGAAGATGAAAGATTAAATTATATAAGTCATTATTGCTCTATGTGTCATTCATTAAAAAAAGAGTTCGGGAATTTATATAGAATGTTTATAATAAGAGAAGTTTCTTTCTTTTCTATAATGAAATTAGATTTTGAGAAATCAAATATAAAAGAGATTACATGTCCATGGGTGGGCTTTAAAAAAAGATATATATATAAAAATTTGGACACATTTAAAGAATTTTCATATCTAAATGCATTTATTATATATGGGAAACTATTTGATAAATTACATGATTCGCATCTTGAAAATATGAAAATATTTATAAAAAATTTGAGGAAAAAAATAGTTGATTATTATGGAGAAAGTTTCATTACTGAATATGAAAATATATTAAGAGAACAATTTGAATTGGAAAAAGAAAAATTAGAATTAGAAGATTATTTTATACCTTCAATAAAGATTATTAATATGATTGTTAATAGGCATAGATTGAATTTACCTGAAGAATTTAGTTATTATGTTGGAACACTGATATATATATTTGATGCGTTATATGATTTCGAGAAAGATATAAAAAAGAACAATTTTAATCCTATTCATGTAATATATAACATTGATAAATTAAGCAAATTGTCTCTGCGGGAGAAAGAATACATAGATTTTATAATAGATTACTCTATAAAAAATATTTTAGATATATTTGAAAATGCTGAAATAAACAATAAGCATTTTGTAAAAAAATTATTTACATTTAGTGCAATACATCATAAATCTAAAATAGAAGAATTATTTCATGAATTTAAAAATCATAAAAATATTAAGTTGAATGATTCTTTATACTTAGAAATAAAAAAATAG
- the mtaB gene encoding tRNA (N(6)-L-threonylcarbamoyladenosine(37)-C(2))-methylthiotransferase MtaB yields MSIKKIDIITFGCKLNQAESEFIGEKLKNINFDVSYDKKNNNSDYVLINSCTVTSEAERKIKQLIRSIKKNNSNKKVIVVGCYAHTNAEELRNIGADLILGNLEKKYIENYIEKKGIFVDKVYWNKEKERVFIPSKPYNSYSRYFLPIEEGCLEFCSYCRIIFARGNKIRSVEKEDIFNKVDEIYNKGIKEIVFTGINLSYFGYGTDYNLKKLIYDLNEKYSNKEIRFRISSLYPDFIDKNIIKVLNESPIFEKHIHLSLQHVSDNVLRNMGRKYTEKYLYNLFDMIYSINGYFSVSADLIVGFPGENKEDFQKLISFLNKYDFSRVHAFRYSSRPNTKAARMKNQIPGNIKKERMKELQKYINISTNRYLDKLKSKNTKVLIEKISGNESFGYDEYYIYHKIDKKLSDNMFYSVRINNIENTGVISYVL; encoded by the coding sequence GTGAGTATAAAAAAAATAGATATTATTACTTTTGGTTGTAAATTAAATCAGGCAGAGAGTGAATTTATTGGTGAAAAATTGAAAAATATTAATTTTGATGTTTCTTATGATAAAAAAAATAATAATAGTGATTATGTTTTGATAAATTCTTGTACTGTAACTTCGGAAGCAGAAAGAAAAATAAAACAGTTAATACGTAGTATAAAAAAGAATAATAGCAATAAAAAAGTAATAGTTGTTGGATGCTATGCACACACGAATGCAGAAGAATTAAGGAATATAGGGGCAGACCTGATATTAGGAAATTTAGAAAAAAAATATATTGAAAACTATATTGAAAAAAAAGGTATTTTTGTTGATAAAGTATATTGGAATAAAGAAAAAGAAAGGGTTTTTATTCCTTCTAAACCATATAATTCATATTCAAGATACTTTCTTCCAATTGAAGAAGGATGTCTTGAATTTTGTAGTTATTGTAGAATTATTTTTGCAAGAGGTAATAAAATTAGAAGTGTTGAGAAAGAAGATATATTCAATAAAGTAGATGAGATATATAATAAGGGTATTAAAGAGATAGTATTTACTGGAATAAATCTTTCTTATTTTGGCTATGGTACTGATTATAATTTAAAAAAGTTAATATATGACTTAAATGAGAAGTATTCAAATAAGGAGATCAGATTTAGAATTAGTTCACTATATCCTGATTTTATTGATAAAAATATAATTAAAGTATTAAATGAAAGTCCTATTTTTGAAAAACATATTCATTTATCATTACAACATGTTTCGGATAATGTTTTAAGAAATATGGGAAGAAAATACACAGAAAAATATTTATATAATCTTTTTGATATGATTTATTCAATAAATGGGTATTTTTCTGTATCGGCTGATTTAATTGTAGGATTTCCTGGAGAAAACAAAGAGGATTTTCAAAAATTAATATCTTTTTTAAATAAATACGATTTTTCAAGAGTTCATGCATTTAGATATTCAAGTAGACCAAATACTAAAGCAGCTAGAATGAAAAATCAGATACCCGGAAATATAAAGAAAGAGCGAATGAAAGAATTGCAAAAATATATAAATATTTCAACAAACCGATATTTGGATAAATTAAAAAGCAAAAATACGAAAGTTTTAATAGAAAAGATAAGTGGAAATGAAAGTTTTGGATATGATGAATATTACATATATCATAAAATTGATAAAAAATTGAGTGACAATATGTTTTATAGTGTAAGAATTAATAATATTGAAAACACTGGAGTGATTTCTTATGTTTTATAA
- a CDS encoding 1-phosphofructokinase family hexose kinase — protein sequence MDVMTVTLNPSLDREIIVENFKCGKMFRISNPSNAVMEPGGKGINVSKMLSKLGIENMALGFLGGFIGKVFLEKLLEDRNITSNFIFVEEETRENIAILDLVNHSITQINSSGPKITEVDIEHLIQRYENSLSLVEHVLISGSVPPNAPKDIYATLFSLAKKNGITTYMEANGEHFNEAIEKSCPMVVRVDLRKEKKYYDRELKEMDDYIYAAEDIIKHGAKLAVLSYHVEGDIIATNDGVWLFAVNEKVDRSHLFGVGDSFMTGIIYYILKNGYNYLEAAKFGMATAIAKIHHIEKYIESKDEINKYLDYFETKKVK from the coding sequence ATGGATGTAATGACTGTAACCTTAAACCCCTCTCTTGATAGAGAGATAATTGTAGAAAATTTTAAATGTGGTAAAATGTTTAGGATTTCAAACCCATCAAATGCTGTTATGGAGCCAGGGGGTAAAGGTATAAATGTTTCTAAAATGCTTAGTAAATTAGGTATAGAAAATATGGCCTTAGGTTTCTTGGGAGGCTTTATAGGAAAAGTCTTTCTAGAAAAATTGTTAGAAGATAGAAATATCACATCTAATTTTATTTTTGTAGAAGAAGAGACGCGTGAAAATATTGCAATTTTAGATTTAGTAAATCATTCAATAACTCAAATCAATTCTAGTGGTCCAAAAATTACTGAAGTTGATATTGAGCATTTGATTCAAAGATATGAAAACTCTTTATCTTTAGTAGAACATGTATTAATTTCTGGTAGTGTTCCCCCAAATGCTCCTAAAGATATTTATGCAACATTATTTTCATTAGCTAAAAAAAATGGGATTACAACTTATATGGAGGCAAATGGAGAGCATTTTAATGAAGCAATAGAGAAATCCTGTCCAATGGTTGTAAGAGTTGACTTAAGAAAAGAAAAGAAATATTATGATAGAGAATTAAAGGAAATGGATGATTATATCTATGCTGCAGAAGATATTATTAAACATGGAGCAAAATTAGCTGTTCTAAGTTATCATGTTGAAGGAGATATAATTGCTACAAATGATGGAGTGTGGTTATTCGCTGTAAATGAAAAAGTTGACAGATCTCATTTATTTGGTGTTGGGGATTCATTTATGACTGGTATAATTTATTATATATTAAAAAATGGTTATAATTATCTTGAAGCTGCTAAATTTGGTATGGCGACAGCTATCGCTAAAATACATCATATAGAAAAGTATATAGAGAGTAAAGATGAAATTAACAAATATCTTGATTATTTTGAAACAAAGAAGGTGAAATGA
- a CDS encoding CBS domain-containing protein translates to MRVEDIMLKDVTSLMEDVTIERFITLCERHGYSALPVVDKEFHLVGLLSESMVIKASIPGYLSLMQSTSFIPDSQQFIKGLGSILHKPVSEIMEKNPTKVYYDDTALHVADVIIKNSLKIVPVVDYDNRLVGIVRRIKLLSLAAKGILEES, encoded by the coding sequence ATGAGAGTAGAAGATATTATGTTAAAGGATGTTACATCTTTAATGGAAGACGTTACTATAGAAAGATTTATTACTTTATGTGAAAGGCATGGGTATTCAGCTTTACCAGTTGTTGATAAAGAATTTCACCTTGTTGGCTTATTAAGTGAATCTATGGTTATAAAAGCATCTATACCAGGATATCTTTCTTTAATGCAATCTACATCATTTATTCCTGATTCACAACAGTTTATTAAAGGTTTGGGGAGTATTCTACATAAACCTGTTTCTGAAATAATGGAAAAAAATCCAACAAAAGTTTATTATGATGATACAGCTTTGCATGTGGCAGATGTAATAATAAAAAATAGTTTAAAAATAGTGCCAGTGGTGGACTATGATAATAGATTAGTTGGTATTGTTAGAAGGATTAAATTACTGAGTCTTGCAGCAAAGGGGATATTGGAAGAATCGTGA
- a CDS encoding DciA family protein: protein MKDFNDIFREISHKDNVLKKVLMIKDLKQIIKNVFDKYGFTSVEVVNVDLKTSTLFLYIENNYIKQEIIFKKKKILKDINDKLEYDKIINIKFSGGVD, encoded by the coding sequence ATGAAAGATTTTAATGATATTTTTAGAGAAATTAGCCATAAAGATAATGTTTTGAAAAAGGTTTTAATGATTAAAGACTTAAAGCAAATAATTAAAAATGTTTTTGATAAATATGGATTTACCTCAGTGGAGGTGGTTAATGTAGATTTAAAAACCTCCACACTTTTTTTGTATATAGAAAATAATTATATTAAACAAGAAATAATTTTTAAAAAGAAAAAAATCTTAAAAGATATTAATGATAAATTGGAATATGACAAGATAATAAATATAAAATTTTCCGGAGGTGTTGATTAA
- a CDS encoding DUF4894 domain-containing protein: MSTSRTLLLLISMLYLFIIFYIGSQFFVTKSQRLRNYYATQQPICVVKFNSRYLLLSKDEIIFKISDVPIVGYPIINFKDYFIHKNEIAKLTLNQLNYISRIDFKQKILYVNIGYKILFNSWQDVVNHFKDVINKLEKYEPGNYYLLSGGSLISIY, from the coding sequence ATGAGCACTTCTCGCACCTTATTGCTATTAATATCGATGTTATATTTATTTATTATTTTTTATATAGGTTCACAATTTTTTGTTACAAAAAGTCAACGATTAAGAAATTATTATGCAACACAACAACCTATATGTGTGGTAAAATTTAATAGCAGGTATCTTCTTTTAAGTAAAGATGAAATAATTTTTAAAATTTCAGATGTTCCTATTGTTGGTTATCCTATTATAAATTTTAAAGATTATTTTATTCATAAAAATGAAATAGCTAAATTGACCTTAAATCAGTTAAATTATATATCGAGAATAGATTTTAAACAAAAAATATTATATGTAAACATTGGTTATAAAATATTGTTTAATTCATGGCAAGATGTTGTAAATCATTTTAAAGATGTAATAAATAAGTTAGAGAAATATGAACCGGGGAATTATTATCTTCTCTCTGGAGGTAGCTTAATTAGCATTTATTAG
- a CDS encoding GspE/PulE family protein: MKNNLDEISTLQLFYNKKISKNTEIKDLNSGMLFEKYMNILLENKVTDLHFSPTVGQTVVSYRFNTTLIEYERISQNSYEKIITKIQVLSGIDIINDKDPSDGSFTFYNHRFRVSLIKNFNGINCVIRKLKNISDLTLDNLNYSEKFINHIERIKTLKSGLILFSGPTGSGKSTALSYILINILKSYPKKIITIENPLEYQIPGAQQIEIRNDSEKTTILKNILRHDPDILMTGEIRTKEIARLTIEAAMTGHLVFSTIHSNNVFNVINRLIEMGISKNDIFNSTKIIFNQNFVKILCDCYINENEKGCKKCHYTGYSGITPIFEILEINELTKAFLKNEDFKSLKNTPFYISYEEELNQLFIKGKISLEDYKSFISDS, translated from the coding sequence ATGAAGAATAATTTAGATGAAATATCTACTTTACAACTTTTTTATAATAAAAAAATAAGTAAAAATACAGAAATTAAAGATTTGAATTCTGGTATGCTTTTTGAAAAGTATATGAATATTCTTTTAGAAAATAAAGTTACAGATTTGCATTTTTCTCCTACAGTAGGTCAAACTGTAGTATCTTATAGATTCAATACAACATTGATAGAATATGAGAGGATATCTCAAAATTCATATGAGAAGATAATCACTAAAATTCAGGTATTATCAGGAATTGACATTATTAACGACAAGGATCCGTCAGATGGGTCCTTTACTTTTTATAATCATAGATTTAGAGTATCTTTGATAAAAAATTTTAACGGTATAAATTGTGTTATAAGAAAATTAAAAAATATATCTGATTTAACGCTTGATAATTTGAATTATTCTGAAAAATTCATTAATCATATAGAAAGAATAAAAACATTAAAAAGTGGTCTTATTCTATTTTCTGGTCCTACGGGAAGTGGTAAATCAACAGCATTAAGTTATATACTTATTAATATATTAAAAAGTTATCCAAAAAAAATTATTACAATAGAAAATCCGCTTGAATATCAGATACCAGGTGCTCAACAAATTGAAATAAGAAATGATTCTGAAAAAACAACAATCTTAAAAAACATATTAAGGCATGATCCTGATATTTTAATGACTGGGGAAATAAGAACTAAAGAAATAGCAAGATTAACTATTGAAGCTGCAATGACGGGGCATTTGGTTTTCTCAACAATACATTCAAATAATGTTTTTAATGTAATTAATAGATTAATTGAAATGGGAATTAGTAAAAATGATATATTTAATTCTACAAAGATAATATTTAATCAGAATTTTGTAAAGATATTGTGCGATTGCTATATAAATGAAAATGAAAAAGGGTGTAAAAAATGTCATTATACAGGTTATTCTGGAATAACACCTATTTTTGAAATTTTAGAAATTAATGAATTAACCAAAGCTTTTTTAAAAAATGAAGACTTTAAAAGTTTAAAGAATACACCTTTTTATATATCTTATGAAGAGGAATTAAATCAATTATTTATTAAGGGGAAAATATCTTTAGAAGATTACAAATCTTTTATTTCTGATAGTTAG